The Blastococcus sp. HT6-4 genome window below encodes:
- the lnt gene encoding apolipoprotein N-acyltransferase: MPAGNGGPATGTLARPPGPGAPGQPAQQGTTSRRPVRLPWRTLLAATGGLAMFLAFPGHGLAWLAVLGPAALTLATRGQRVRSGLWLGLVMGLAFFVPLLSWTGIYVGAFPWLALAVSQALFLSLLGGLTAFTTRLPLWPLWAAALWVADEALRGRFPFGGFPWGRLGFSQTDGPLLALAAYGGVPLVGFAVALTGTLLAAAVLALVRAWRTSGAPAGERRGGLRAALPWVAGALAVPLVGALASLPLPGSSLTAGGPTATVAVIQGDVPRAGLDFNAQRRAVLDNHVQQTLLLAADVSAGERPQPDVVLWPENSSDIDPYRNADAAAQIQRAADAVGAPILVGAVVDGPGEFISNTAIVWTPEDGPGDTYVKRHPVPFAEYVPARDFFRFFSEKVDLVRRDFAAGDDVGVLDVGGIRLGDLICFEVVYDDLVRDVVDGGAGMLVVQTNNATFGYTDESAQQLAMSRVRAVEHGRAVAVAATSGISAIVAPDGTVVRSSELFEPAVFVADIAQRDDVTVAQRLGAGPEWLLTALAAGAVLGGLRSARSRQGSAA; encoded by the coding sequence CGACGTCCCGCCGCCCCGTGCGCCTGCCGTGGCGGACGCTGCTGGCCGCCACGGGCGGGCTGGCCATGTTCCTCGCCTTCCCCGGTCACGGCCTCGCCTGGCTGGCCGTCCTCGGACCGGCAGCGCTGACGCTGGCGACCCGCGGGCAGCGCGTCCGCTCGGGCCTCTGGCTCGGCCTCGTGATGGGCCTGGCCTTCTTCGTCCCCCTGCTCTCGTGGACCGGGATCTACGTGGGCGCCTTCCCCTGGCTCGCGCTCGCGGTGAGCCAGGCGCTGTTCCTGTCCCTGCTGGGCGGCCTGACCGCGTTCACCACGCGGCTGCCCCTCTGGCCGCTGTGGGCCGCGGCCCTCTGGGTCGCCGACGAGGCGCTCCGCGGCCGGTTCCCCTTCGGCGGCTTCCCGTGGGGCCGCCTGGGCTTCTCGCAGACCGACGGCCCCCTGCTGGCGCTGGCCGCGTACGGCGGGGTGCCGCTGGTCGGCTTCGCCGTCGCCCTCACCGGCACCCTGCTCGCGGCCGCCGTCCTGGCGCTGGTCCGTGCCTGGCGGACCTCCGGCGCCCCGGCCGGGGAACGGCGGGGCGGCCTCCGGGCGGCCCTGCCATGGGTCGCCGGGGCGCTCGCGGTCCCGCTGGTCGGCGCCCTCGCCTCGCTGCCGCTGCCCGGCAGCTCCCTGACGGCGGGCGGGCCGACCGCCACCGTCGCGGTGATCCAGGGAGACGTGCCGCGCGCCGGCCTGGACTTCAACGCCCAGCGACGGGCGGTGCTCGACAACCACGTCCAGCAGACCCTCCTGCTGGCCGCGGACGTGTCCGCCGGGGAGCGCCCGCAGCCCGACGTCGTCCTGTGGCCGGAGAACAGCTCGGACATCGACCCGTACCGGAATGCCGACGCCGCGGCGCAGATCCAGCGTGCTGCGGACGCCGTCGGTGCGCCGATCCTGGTGGGCGCCGTCGTCGACGGCCCCGGCGAGTTCATCAGCAACACGGCGATCGTCTGGACGCCGGAGGACGGGCCGGGCGACACCTACGTCAAGCGCCATCCGGTGCCCTTCGCCGAGTACGTCCCCGCGCGGGACTTCTTCCGGTTCTTCAGCGAGAAGGTCGACCTCGTGCGGCGGGACTTCGCGGCCGGCGACGACGTCGGCGTGCTGGACGTCGGGGGGATCCGCCTCGGTGACCTGATCTGCTTCGAGGTGGTCTACGACGACCTGGTGCGCGACGTCGTCGACGGAGGGGCGGGCATGCTCGTCGTGCAGACCAACAACGCCACGTTCGGCTACACGGACGAGAGCGCCCAGCAGCTGGCCATGAGCCGGGTGCGGGCGGTCGAGCACGGCCGTGCGGTCGCCGTCGCGGCCACCAGCGGTATCTCGGCGATCGTGGCCCCCGACGGGACGGTGGTCCGGTCCTCGGAGCTGTTCGAGCCCGCGGTCTTCGTCGCCGACATCGCCCAGCGCGACGACGTCACCGTGGCGCAGCGGCTGGGAGCGGGGCCCGAGTGGCTGCTCACCGCGCTCGCCGCGGGCGCGGTGCTCGGCGGCCTGCGGTCCGCCCGGTCGCGGCAGGGGAGTGCCGCGTGA